The Argentina anserina chromosome 3, drPotAnse1.1, whole genome shotgun sequence genome includes a region encoding these proteins:
- the LOC126789497 gene encoding uncharacterized protein LOC126789497, with amino-acid sequence MDAAELPSPSPSQFKPASTLFKDISNFKTPNRRPSRISDFNSSPCPQFFTATKQTPRTHSSSLRRRPPPSSAARSNAVRRLKAVELEQSQSSRKVQIRKEQSLKSLAKSLTVWLNFLFENPRSCGCNFPVDEDHGQTVRKGKRDSGSGVEVRVDAAWRDPKRCRHSSWRGGDSESAAGFSSSKYSKLQSSLKLVCSFDDLIQRMRFYLSLGSCREVFDSMIQVSKNIDEGRLKMKVHCPLVTDVGLTKKAIRVLLSYNPIWLRIGLYIIFGGDSLLSDRDVNSDEEVAFLKMIIEKQLFAHAGLAKEYAYNKKVEGLYRPGYYEALGNVILKRFLLLVIILDRAKSQSCLSLKYGLDGVDGGSPLLFAVQSSIKSSHQVIHDFLSSDVMLGEGNVAAHLVILGYKVSHQQSPIVDFDFRVTDLFADLQDGMRLCRAIQLLQDDSSILLKMAIPSDTRKKHLANCGTALQYLKEAGVVLDDDGMMIVEDDIADGDKELTIVLLWNMFVQLQLPLLVKKTTLADEICKIRGNMDSCINVDAPSLDMLLSWIQAICEIYDCKIDNFSSLVDGKAIWCLLDYHFRKQLCCSWSSKDHNKSSNEESIMLASEYSDAVHNFLLSQKLMSLLGNFPEVLQISDILEYNGVPNDRSVVILLVFLSSQLVGKKNMDQLNFHKLLGCDCQSSERICSAKSELAHIPETSVQCTEDTGSVRNFKAIQAWWKDMAEKNHKLPKLSAQTLQNLTTNKDENNISRVNAAIVVQRYTRGWLARSRCIHARSRCIHGGPLIHKSLSMVEENDALDVRTRAAAKIQDAWNYYVCHSYHNKHFAAVKIQSHFRTCLLRRRLHSQRRATIKIQSFFRMSRCWKTYQQYKIATVSATIIQSYVRGWVARREANQCRHLIVTIQRYCRGWLRRRHFLCQRKAVVKIQSTIQCLLYRQAFQRHRQAAVEIQRIVRGKISRSNLLGASCLHPVIPHDYLLNTTSAIYSSVELNIVFCSVLKLQRWWRSALLLKLRTKSAVLIQSHIRDWLARQKASRERHSSIVIQSHWRGYQARRKESREQLKDLRLRVQKSSISVDDSMRIINRLVAALSELLKMKSISNILHTCATLDMATRYSQKCCERLVDAGAIKILLKLIHSGSRSIPDQEVLKHALSTLRNLARYPNLVEVLIDCEGSVETVLWEFLRNKEEGYFIASELLKKICYSSNGAEAVRKLPAHLKRLRSLVEELSRIACNEKRNARFANARENAERRLKEAVVILKMATEN; translated from the exons ATGGACGCCGCCGAACTGCCGTCACCGTCGCCGTCACAGTTCAAACCGGCCTCCACTCTCTTCAAAGACATCTCCAATTTCAAAACCCCAAACCGCCGCCCCTCCCGAATCTCCGACTTCAACTCCTCCCCCTGCCCCCAATTCTTCACGGCCACCAAACAAACCCCTCGCACACACTCCTCCTCCCTCCGCCGCCGACCCCCGCCGTCCTCCGCTGCCCGATCAAACGCCGTCCGCAGGCTCAAGGCCGTCGAGCTCGAGCAGTCACAGTCCTCCCGCAAGGTCCAAATCCGCAAGGAGCAGTCCCTCAAGTCGCTGGCGAAATCCCTCACCGTCTGGCTCAATTTCCTCTTCGAAAACCCTAGATCCTGCGGCTGTAATTTTCCGGTGGATGAGGATCACGGCCAGACGGTCCGGAAGGGGAAGAGGGACAGCGGATCCGGGGTTGAGGTTCGGGTCGACGCGGCGTGGAGGGATCCGAAGCGGTGTAGACACTCGTCGTGGAGAGGTGGAGATTCCGAAAGCGCGGCGGGGTTTTCGAGCTCCAAATACTCGAAATTGCAGAGCTCTTTGAAGCTTGTGTGTAGTTTTGATGACTTGATTCAGCGAATGCGGTTCTATTTGAGCCTTGGGAGTTGCCGAGAGGTTTTCGACTCGATGATTCAAGTGTCCAAG AATATTGATGAAGGGAGGTTGAAGATGAAGGTGCATTGCCCTCTAGTGACTGATGTTGGACTGACAAAGAAGGCTATTAGAGTCCTTTTGAGTTATAACCCAATCTGGCTTCGAATTGGACTGTACATTATATTTGGGGGTGATTCTTTGTTGTCTGATCGAGATGTTAACTCCGATGAGGAAGTCGCGTTTTTGAAAATGATCATTGAGAAGCAACTTTTTGCACATGCTGGTCTGGCAAAAGAATACGCTTACAACAAGAAAGTTGAGGGTCTTTACCGGCCAGGTTATTATGAAGCTTTGGGAAATGTCATATTGAAGAGGTTTCTGTTGCTTGTAATTATCTTGGATAGAGCTAAATCTCAGAGCTGTCTTTCTCTTAAGTATGGTCTTGATGGAGTGGATGGGGGTTCTCCTTTATTGTTTGCGGTACAGTCTAGCATCAAATCAAGTCATCAGGTGATCCATG ATTTTCTCTCATCTGATGTCATGCTCGGAGAAGGTAATGTAGCAGCACATCTTGTGATTCTAGGATATAAAGTATCTCATCAACAG TCTCCGATCGTGGATTTTGACTTTCGCGTTACAGATTTATTTGCTGATCTTCAAGATGGGATGCGTCTCTGTAGAGCCATTCAACTTTTGCAGGATGATTCCTCAATCCTATTG AAAATGGCTATTCCATCAGATACACGTAAAAAACACCTGGCAAATTGTGGCACTGCCCTGCAGTATCTTAAGGAGGCTGGTGTTGTTTTAGACGATGATGGAATGATGATTGTGGAAGATGATATTGCTGATGGGGACAAGGAACTTACCATTGTGTTGCTTTGGAATATGTTTGTTCAGTTGCAG CTACCTCTTTTGGTCAAGAAAACAACATTAGctgatgaaatatgcaaaatTCGGGGAAATATG GATAGCTGCATAAATGTTGATGCTCCTTCACTGGATATGCTTTTAAGTTGGATTCAG GcaatttgtgaaatttatgATTGCAAGATCGACAACTTTTCTTCATTGGTAGATGGAAAAGCCATATGGTGTTTGCTGGATTATCACTTCCGCAAGCAACTTTGTTGTTCTTGGTCATCGAAG GATCATAATAAATCAAGTAACGAAGAATCAATCATGTTAGCCAGTGAATATTCAGATGCCGTGCACAACTTTCTATTGTCACAGAAGTTGATGTCGCTATTGGGTAACTTTCCAGAG GTTCTGCAAATAAGTGACATTCTTGAGTATAATGGCGTACCTAATGATCGTAGTGTGGTGATCCTATTGGTGTTTCTGTCATCTCAACTGGTTGGGAAAAAGAACATG GATCAGTTAAACTTTCATAAACTATTAGGCTGTGATTGTCAAAGTTCAGAGAGAATATGCTCTGCAAAATCTGAACTAGCACATATCCCAGAAACATCTGTTCAGTGTACTGAAG ATACAGGTTCAGTGAGAAACTTTAAGGCTATCCAGGCTTGGTGGAAAGATATGGCTGAAAAGAACCATAAACTTCCAAAACTATCAGCTCAGACTTTGCagaacctcaccacaaacaaagATGAAAATAACATTTCAAGAG TAAATGCTGCTATTGTTGTCCAAAGATATACTCGTGGGTGGCTTGCAAGATCAAGATGTATTCATGCAAGATCAAGATGTATTCATGGTGGCCCTCTCATTCATAAATCGTTAAGTATGGTTGAGGAGAATGATGCACTAGATGTTCGAACACGGGCAGCAGCTAAAATCCAAGATGCCTGGAATTATTATGTCTGTCACTCTTATCACAATAAGCACTTTGCTGCTGTGAAAATTCAAAGTCACTTTCGTACTTGTCTATTGAGAAGGAGGCTTCACAGTCAAAGGCGAGCAACAATAAAAATCCAAAGTTTTTTTCGTATGTCAAGATGTTGGAAGACTTATCAGCAATACAAAATTGCAACTGTGTCAGCCACTATCATTCAATCTTATGTGCGTGGATGGGTTGCCCGAAGAGAAGCTAATCAATGTAGGCATCTCATTGTTACTATCCAA AGATACTGCCGTGGTTGGTTGAGAAGGAGGCATTTCTTATGCCAAAGAAAAGCTGTAGTGAAGATCCAAAGTACTATACAATGCCTGCTATACCGTCAGGCATTTCAACGTCATAGACAAGCTGCAGTGGAAATTCAACGGATAGTCAGGGGGAAGATCAGTCGAAGTAATCTCTTAG GCGCTTCATGTCTACACCCCGTCATCCCCCATGATTATCTTTTAAATACCACAAGTGCCATCTATAGTAGTGTCGAACTAAATATAGTGTTTTGCTCTGTGTTGAAATTGCAAAGGTGGTGGAGGAGTGCCCTGTTGCTAAAACTTAGAACAAAGTCTGCAGTACTTATTCAGTCTCATATTCGAGATTGGTTAGCTAGGCAAAAGGCTTCCAGAGAGAGGCATTCTAGTATTGTAATACAA TCACACTGGAGAGGCTACCAGGCACGGAGAAAAGAGTCAAGGGAACAGCTCAAGGATTTACGCTTGAGAGTGCAGAAGTCTTCTATTAGTGTGGATGATAGCATGCGTATTATCAACAGACTTGTTGCTGCACTTTCAGAACTACTAAAAATGAAAAGTATCAGCAACATCCTTCATACTTGTGCCACATTGG ATATGGCTACAAGGTATTCTCAGAAATGTTGCGAAAGACTCGTGGATGCTGGAGCTATCAAAATCTTGCTGAAGCTTATTCACTCAGGCAGCCGAAGCATACCTGATCAGGAGGTTCTAAAGCACGCACTATCAACTCTTAGAAACCTTGCTCGCTATCCAAACCTGGTTGAAGTACTAATTGATTGTGAGGGGTCTGTAGAAACTGTTCTCTGGGAGTTTCTAAG AAACAAGGAAGAAGGTTACTTCATTGCTTCTGAACTTCTGAAAAAGATATGTTATAGTTCCAATGGTGCTGAAGCTGTACGCAAGTTACCTGCCCATTTGAAAAGACTGCGCAGTCTTGTGGAGGAGCTTAGTAGGATAGCATGCAATGAGAAGAG GAATGCCCGATTCGCAAATGCTAGAGAGAACGCAGAGAGAAGATTAAAGGAGGCTGTTGTGATTCTGAAAATGGCAACAGAAAACTAA
- the LOC126786667 gene encoding derlin-2.2, whose protein sequence is MAQAVEEWYKQMPVITRCYLTAAVVTSIGCSLDIISPHNLYLNPILVVKQYQLWRLITNFLYFRKIDLDFLFHMFFLARYCKLLEENSFRGRTADFFYMLLFGASVLTGIVLVGGMIPYLSESFAKIIFLSNSLTFMMVYVWSKQNPFIHMSFLGLFNFTAAYLPWFLLGFSVLVGASAWVDLLGMIAGHAYYFLEDVYPRMTGRRPLRTPSFIKAIFADDAVVVARPANVRFAPPPVEELHQD, encoded by the exons ATGGCCCAAGCAGTTGAAGAATGGTACAAGCAGATGCCGGTGATCACCAGATGCTACCTCACCGCCGCTGTCGTCACCAGTATCGGTTGCTCCCTCGAC ATAATCTCGCCTCACAATTTGTACTTGAACCCTATACTGGTAGTGAAGCAGTATCAGCTATGGCGCCTCATCACCAATTTCCTTTACTTTCGAAAGATAG ACTTGGATTTTCTGTTCCACATGTTCTTCCTGGCTCGGTACTGCAAGCTTCTTGAGGAGAACTCGTTCAGGGGGAGGACGGCGGATTTCTTTTACATGCTCTTGTTCGGTGCGTCTGTGTTGACGGGGATAGTTCTGGTTGGGGGAATGATACCTTATCTGTCGGAGTCTTTTGCAAAGATCATATTCCTGAGCAACTCGCTGACATTCATGATG GTCTAtgtttggagcaagcagaaCCCTTTCATCCATATGAGTTTCCTGGGACTCTTTAACTTCACAGCAGCATACCTACCATGG TTTCTCCTAGGCTTCTCTGTCCTTGTTGGAGCAAGCGCTTGGGTGGATCTCCTG GGAATGATTGCTGGTCATGCGTATTATTTTCTGGAAGATGTTTACCCCAGGATGACAGGCCGCCGGCCCTTGAGAACCCCTTCATTTATCAAGGCAATATTTGCAGATGACGCTGTTGTGGTGGCACGGCCAGCGAATGTGAGATTTGCTCCTCCACCTGTTGAGGAACTTCACCAAGATTGA
- the LOC126786054 gene encoding uncharacterized protein LOC126786054, translating to MDLHLKNLFDRFQEQFGTGPGLGPGSGTCLMNVEGIAPNFIKSMYKAAAALYRTDPWKRFYPAHLFGVRVGKDTDWSGKKQPFPCVQFIGGDGGDIGIHMFRSQNDAKRMTGSRETIQVPNVELLRVTYERDSVMFPSNRKMIKSLSLEVSGNDRFPVVDVARCTSSGTLRFRNATLEELRFVYAFMKAIALVHPLLQADKEGGPKWSRLMYYEPFIETVDVQWPQEMSNGHDLVAATISYPPGQAYEEKASSTATSRSSTPTKYAEPSKEETFLDLRVYSNGSLRQCAACEKEIHTDHTLCCGRCRAVIYCSSVCQKQHLKETHKTMCGLYKAMMEREEELAMNIFMFPSAADHPCKWLESLGIHQKGMWRRKCSCYSHCPYGLLPVKGGLWDSWGGLDDEEFPRDSSFHHHVSSPILLSGWSEYYNLRSLPLSSPVADILSHPLTLYYILTTLNISSKNLLLKGKEVIVHYIGPEGELDWLPSFAEVGHLLNGLGNIQIVMVGPEVPSNLSGTTSGIGSRVRVNLIRGVYQEEATYLPSPHAIVALNCGLEDYSSWGGALNLIKSMGVPAFFTDQSEISCNDAKQVLRSAGLQITHPVTPNPFRSPVKHQGPSSNLPCYSNGFVLGVNT from the coding sequence ATGGATTTGCATTTGAAGAACTTGTTTGATAGATTCCAGGAGCAATTTGGGACCGGTCCGGGGCTTGGTCCCGGATCCGGGACATGCCTTATGAATGTGGAAGGCATTGCTCCAAATTTTATCAAGTCAATGTATAAAGCTGCAGCAGCTCTATATAGGACTGATCCATGGAAAAGATTCTATCCAGCGCATCTTTTTGGTGTCCGGGTTGGGAAGGATACGGATTGGTCTGGAAAGAAACAGCCTTTCCCCTGTGTTCAGTTCATTGGAGGGGATGGAGGGGATATTGGAATTCACATGTTCCGGTCGCAGAATGATGCTAAGAGGATGACAGGTTCAAGAGAAACAATTCAAGTTCCAAATGTGGAGCTCTTGAGGGTCACTTATGAACGTGACTCGGTGATGTTTCCTTCAAATCGGAAAATGATCAAGTCTCTATCACTGGAAGTTTCGGGGAATGATCGCTTCCCTGTTGTTGATGTTGCTCGCTGCACTTCATCAGGAACTCTTAGGTTCAGGAATGCAACTCTTGAAGAGCTTAGGTTCGTGTATGCGTTCATGAAGGCCATAGCTCTTGTGCACCCATTGCTGCAGGCGGACAAAGAAGGTGGTCCAAAGTGGTCGAGGTTGATGTATTATGAACCATTTATCGAGACTGTTGATGTTCAGTGGCCGCAAGAAATGTCCAATGGTCATGATCTTGTTGCAGCTACAATCTCATACCCACCTGGCCAGGCTTATGAGGAAAAGGCTAGTTCGACAGCTACCTCAAGGTCCTCAACTCCAACAAAGTATGCAGAACCATCAAAGGAGGAGACTTTTCTTGATTTAAGAGTGTATTCAAATGGTAGCTTAAGACAGTGCGCAGCATGTGAGAAAGAAATACATACTGATCATACTCTTTGCTGTGGACGGTGTCGTGCTGTGATCTATTGCAGTTCTGTCTGCCAAAAGCAGcatttgaaggaaacacataAGACCATGTGTGGTCTTTACAAGGCAATGatggaaagagaagaagagctGGCAATGAATATCTTCATGTTTCCATCTGCTGCCGACCATCCTTGTAAATGGCTTGAATCATTGGGTATCCATCAAAAGGGCATGTGGAGGAGAAAATGCAGTTGTTATTCTCATTGCCCTTATGGTCTTCTTCCTGTTAAAGGTGGACTCTGGGATTCTTGGGGAGGTCTTGATGATGAAGAGTTTCCACGTGACTCATCTTTCCACCATCATGTGTCAAGTCCGATCCTCCTCTCTGGTTGGTCAGAGTACTATAATCTTCGTTCACTGCCACTGTCAAGCCCGGTGGCTGACATCCTCTCCCACCCATTGACATTATATTACATATTGACAACACTCAATATCAGTTCAAAGAACCTACTACTGAAAGGAAAAGAGGTTATTGTTCACTACATTGGGCCAGAGGGAGAGTTGGATTGGTTGCCATCATTTGCTGAAGTTGGTCATTTGCTCAATGGATTAGGCAATATACAAATTGTGATGGTTGGTCCTGAAGTTCCATCAAACTTGTCAGGCACAACTTCAGGAATAGGCAGCAGAGTGAGAGTGAATCTCATTAGGGGTGTTTATCAGGAGGAAGCTACCTACCTCCCTTCACCACATGCCATCGTCGCACTCAACTGTGGATTGGAGGACTATTCAAGTTGGGGTGGAGCTCTTAATTTAATCAAGTCCATGGGCGTTCCAGCCTTCTTCACAGACCAATCTGAAATCTCTTGTAATGACGCTAAACAGGTTCTACGAAGTGCTGGACTCCAGATCACACATCCTGTGACACCAAATCCTTTCCGCTCGCCAGTGAAACATCAAGGTCCTTCTAGCAATCTTCCTTGTTACAGCAATGGTTTCGTGCTTGGGGTAAACACATGA
- the LOC126786055 gene encoding RNA-binding protein L-like, with the protein MMQPGSGVPPPSMGQQPPPQQYGQQPPAQPYMMMPPPPSAVQPPPMWAPQPHMAPPPQAQPASADEVRTLWIGDLQYWMEENYLYSIFANTGEVVNVKVIRNKQTSQSEGYGFIEFVSRAAAERVLETYNGITMPNAGQAFRLNWASAGEKRSDDTPDYTIFVGDLAADVTDYTLQEIFKARYPSCKGAKVVIDRNTQRTKGYGFVKFGDESEQLRAMTEMNGVVCSSRPMRIGPAANKNAGGNQQYSRASFQSSPGAKNETDPNNTTIFVGNLDANVTDDHLRQVFSQYGELVHVKIPAGKRCGFVQFADRSRAEEALQGLNNSTIGGQNIRLSWGRSPSNKQQAQADPNQWNAGYYGYAPTPEGYGYAQVSQDPSMYYGGYPAGYGNYQQSQQQQQQQVGFS; encoded by the exons ATGATGCAACCCGGCTCCGGTGTTCCTCCGCCGTCCATGGGCCAGCAGCCGCCGCCCCAGCAGTACGGCCAGCAGCCCCCCGCCCAGCCCTACATGATGATGCCGCCTCCACCGTCCGCCGTCCAGCCTCCGCCAATGTGGGCCCCCCAGCCGCACATGGCCCCGCCGCCTCAGGCTCAGCCCGCCAGCGCCGACGAGGTCCGCACGCTCTGGATCGGCGACTTGCAGTACTGGATGGAAGAGAACTATCTCTACAGTATCTTTGCTAATACCGGCGAG GTTGTTAATGTGAAAGTTATTCGCAATAAGCAGACTAGTCAATCTGAAGGATATGGGTTTATTGAGTTTGTAAGTCGAGCTGCTGCAGAAAGAGTGCTTGAGACATACAATGGTATCACTATGCCAAATGCTGGCCAGGCTTTCAGATTGAACTGGGCATCTGCAGGGGAGAAGCGATCTGATGATACTCCTGATTATACCATATTTGTTGGGGACTTGGCTGCGGATGTCACAGATTATACCCTACAAGAGATCTTTAAGGCCCGTTATCCATCGTGCAAGGGAGCTAAGGTTGTCATTGACAGAAATACCCAGCGTACCAAGGGATATGGGTTTGTTAAGTTTGGAGATGAGAGTGAACAATTGCGTGCGATGACTGAGATGAATGGAGTTGTTTGTTCTTCAAGACCTATGCGAATTGGGCCAGCTGCAAACAAAAATGCTGGGGGCAATCAGCAATATTCAAGAG CTTCATTTCAGAGTTCTCCAGGTGCAAAGAATGAGACCGATCCCAATAACACAACT ATATTTGTTGGAAATCTTGATGCCAACGTCACCGATGACCATTTGAGGCAAGTTTTTAGCCAGTATGGTGAGCTGGTACATGTGAAGATACCTGCAGGCAAGCGATGTGGGTTTGTTCAGTTTGCAGACAG GAGTCGTGCTGAAGAGGCTTTGCAAGGATTAAACAATTCAACAATTGGTGGACAAAATATCCGACTTTCTTGGGGTCGAAGTCCTTCAAACAAGCAGCAG GCTCAGGCAGATCCAAACCAATGGAATGCTGGCTACTATGGATATGCACCAACCCCTGAGGGATATGGATATGCCCAAGTGTCCCAAGACCCTAGCATGTACTACGGAGGCTATCCTGCTGGATACGGGAATTACCAGCAGTCGCAGCAGCAACAGCAACAGCAAGTTGGTTTTAGTTGA
- the LOC126788739 gene encoding 15.4 kDa class V heat shock protein — protein MELPNQNYRLYQYVFPSHLVYPYHLTPENYVHWTETPETHIFSADLPGVRKEEIKVEVEDSIYLIIRTQRLEDDDVGDESPIETRRTFMRKFRLPGQVDIERISAGYEDGILTITVPRLLRRSFFIEPADMPERLEVLARAA, from the exons ATGGAGCTTCCAAACCAAAATTATCGGCTGTACCAGTATGTCTTCCCCTCTCATCTTGTTTATCCGTATCACTTGACTCCAGAAAACTATGTGCACTGGACTGAAACCCCAGAGACTCATATTTTCTCAGCTGACCTCCCTG GTGTGAGGAAGGAGGAGATAAAGGTTGAAGTGGAGGACTCAATATACCTGATCATCAGAACACAGAGacttgaggatgatgatgttgGTGATGAGTCTCCCATAGAGACTAGGAGGACCTTCATGAGGAAGTTTCGACTTCCGGGTCAGGTTGACATCGAGAGAATCTCAGCTGGATATGAAGATGGAATCTTGACAATCACAGTGCCAAGGTTACTGAGGAGAAGTTTCTTCATTGAACCAGCTGATATGCCGGAAAGGCTTGAAGTTCTTGCCAGAGCTGCTTGA